A window of the Natronomonas salina genome harbors these coding sequences:
- a CDS encoding twin-arginine translocation signal domain-containing protein, giving the protein MTKLTRRDVLGTVGAATVLAGCSESSSTSSSGFTEIAVEDQQLVVEFEESLEAETISVIDPAGESFAETSVATGASRVTFDISMPYTPGEYRLVAAADDETLAETTQVIRPELEIVDVGVGANRLDEMPESLGTTKGSQAVVVVENTGNGPEAMQKMHFLGDVPNPKQVEGDRTGVWDPESGGRRYDPLIVNGGERRTFFSSTFPFFFEGDGIRCTSTQQEGTLTVKIRGGVSGTSSVQYNVEYSASDTYDGCEISLKEVS; this is encoded by the coding sequence ATGACGAAGCTTACACGACGCGACGTACTCGGTACCGTCGGAGCAGCCACAGTGTTGGCAGGCTGCTCGGAGAGTAGTTCAACCAGTTCAAGTGGCTTCACCGAGATCGCAGTCGAAGACCAGCAACTCGTCGTCGAGTTCGAGGAGTCACTCGAGGCGGAGACCATCTCCGTGATCGACCCGGCCGGTGAGTCGTTCGCTGAGACGTCCGTGGCCACAGGGGCATCTCGCGTTACGTTCGACATCTCGATGCCATACACGCCCGGTGAGTACCGTCTCGTCGCCGCTGCTGATGACGAGACGCTCGCCGAGACGACGCAGGTAATTCGGCCCGAGTTGGAGATCGTTGACGTCGGCGTCGGCGCGAACCGACTCGACGAGATGCCTGAATCGCTTGGGACAACGAAAGGTAGTCAGGCGGTAGTAGTGGTGGAGAATACAGGGAATGGTCCCGAGGCAATGCAGAAGATGCACTTCCTAGGGGACGTGCCCAATCCGAAGCAAGTAGAAGGTGATCGAACTGGGGTATGGGATCCGGAATCGGGCGGTCGAAGGTATGACCCATTAATAGTGAACGGTGGAGAACGAAGAACTTTCTTCAGCAGTACATTTCCATTCTTCTTCGAGGGGGATGGCATCCGATGCACTTCGACTCAGCAAGAGGGTACATTGACGGTCAAAATCCGTGGTGGGGTAAGTGGAACATCATCTGTACAATATAACGTCGAGTATTCAGCTTCAGACACCTACGATGGTTGCGAGATCTCCCTAAAGGAGGTGTCGTAG
- a CDS encoding helix-turn-helix transcriptional regulator, whose amino-acid sequence MFQQDVVDNTDYSAATVSRLLTEMEADGQITRYRKDRRKVVAYPGLGPESVKHGQ is encoded by the coding sequence ATGTTCCAACAGGACGTCGTCGACAACACGGACTACTCGGCGGCGACCGTCAGCAGACTCCTCACCGAGATGGAGGCCGACGGGCAAATCACCCGCTACCGGAAGGACCGCCGCAAGGTCGTCGCGTATCCCGGCCTGGGTCCCGAGTCGGTCAAGCACGGTCAGTGA
- a CDS encoding transcription initiation factor IIB, producing MASREIYEQTFDEDGQQTDQNTCPECSGRVTTNVHETVCEDCGLVIDDEQIDHGPEWREFDDDRTGKRRTGSPNTVARHDRGIGTEIGWDRDSNGRQLDYSTRRRLSRLRREHRRAKVGSKADNNRIAGFVDIRRIISALGLSRSVRDQACQLFRTAQDEGLLCGRSIEAMASACVYAVCRLNEQPRTFDDIATVSKLGAERIRHCYGVLNRELDLPVPLAGPTHYLPQIASELDAHSETERRARELLERADDRRVANGKKPMGAAAGALYLAGRTTGEYFDQDSVADAAGVSTVTVRERYRDLEDVPCA from the coding sequence ATGGCGTCGAGAGAGATCTACGAGCAGACGTTCGACGAAGACGGACAGCAGACCGACCAGAACACGTGTCCGGAGTGCAGCGGTCGCGTGACGACCAACGTCCACGAGACGGTCTGTGAGGACTGTGGGCTGGTCATCGACGACGAGCAGATCGACCACGGACCGGAGTGGCGAGAGTTCGACGACGACCGGACGGGCAAACGACGAACGGGGTCGCCGAACACGGTCGCACGGCACGACCGGGGCATCGGCACCGAGATCGGCTGGGACCGGGATAGCAACGGGCGGCAACTGGACTACAGCACGCGGCGTCGGCTCTCCAGACTGCGACGGGAGCACCGGCGGGCGAAGGTCGGCTCGAAGGCCGACAACAATCGAATCGCAGGGTTCGTCGACATCCGACGCATCATAAGTGCGCTGGGGTTGAGTCGAAGCGTCCGCGACCAAGCGTGTCAGCTGTTCCGGACGGCACAGGACGAGGGGCTGCTCTGCGGGCGCTCCATCGAGGCGATGGCGTCGGCCTGTGTCTACGCGGTGTGTCGACTCAACGAGCAACCGCGGACATTTGACGACATCGCCACCGTCTCGAAGCTCGGTGCGGAGCGAATACGTCATTGCTACGGCGTGCTGAATCGCGAGCTCGACCTTCCGGTGCCGCTGGCTGGGCCCACACACTACCTCCCGCAGATCGCCTCGGAACTCGACGCTCACAGCGAGACGGAGCGGCGAGCCCGGGAGTTACTCGAACGAGCGGACGACCGGCGCGTCGCGAACGGGAAGAAGCCGATGGGGGCCGCGGCGGGCGCACTGTACCTCGCTGGGCGGACGACGGGCGAGTACTTCGATCAGGACTCGGTCGCGGACGCGGCGGGCGTCTCGACGGTGACCGTCCGAGAGCGGTATCGCGACCTGGAAGACGTCCCGTGTGCTTGA